One window of Cydia strobilella chromosome 10, ilCydStro3.1, whole genome shotgun sequence genomic DNA carries:
- the LOC134744941 gene encoding uncharacterized protein LOC134744941 has protein sequence MLIREVTDRLSPHLRSRWCDYVARHRDIDDPEILQLADFLMEESEQEMSFCHARAAPRRAQTPYAPPHARATGARLTASAPRYPTPATANASRYAIGPKVTYAARHVNVAKSTCLYCGGNHSTPDCRKLATQSIGARWEWAKLNRICYRCMDAKHLKIQCKAKACGVAGCPHVHHRLLHADPMQEPNEDTTMAVTLSVQRAVAPPRVTSSVEPVARAEPRPSEREDNDPRVYVSSTPNYNVLLKVLPVTVTGPKGTVQIFAFLDDGSTLSMIDQDVADEIGAVGEDEPLCIRGIRNLKHTSITQTVKATVRSVRGGTAHGIVVKTVEGLGIRSQSLNKAELMKYEHLADIGDECYTGTGVPQMLIGGDFSHLITPMEIRQGGEDEPCAMKTPLGWAFFGRMPRIIRTVEQTVMHCRTDDEDLNEQVKKHWSIEALGVTQKENVSPSDQRAIDIFNATVRKTTRGRYEVGQLWASDEVKLPPSYAMARSRLHNLESRMRRDKDFAADYAAQIRKLLQKGYAERIMEPPQTDRTWFLPHFSVFNLNKGKGRAVFDCAAKSQGNSLNDYILAGPDLLQSLLGILLRFREWSFAVVADIQEMFLQIQIRAEDQQSQLFLWRGTRRDMEPQVYKLNRVCFGNVSSPFLAHSVRNRNAIDNADKYPEAVYDIQNNHYMDDYVASYKTENELLRISSQVRDSHAEGNFHLRGYASNSERLLASIEPELHAQEPTHLGERQQTVLGMTWDPSTDTLGYNTKMLRVPEAVKTRERLPTKRELLSAIMSIYDPMGLIAQYVISAKIIFQRVWAKGTTWDAPLPNEEAEDFFQWLKALKFVATLRIPRQYESPSRVTRYTLHIFTDASTEAYCAVAYWRIENAEHEVQVSLAAGKSRVCPLKVLSVPRLELTAAIIGVRLADTIKNEQRYDIEKVSYWTDSQVLLGWIRDDARNYKPFVSHRLAEIAEKSDRQAWRYVPTDVNPADHATRGKPTRKIDIDDDWYKGPPFLRRPEAEWPSQNITEKPSEDLPEKKSNVKAETTLTTTTSRPDPSSVLPDIRRFSNYDRLINSTAYVLLFVEKLKTRNRRLQLQVSHIKRAEHMWLQNSQRRSFPDEIRTLNAGRELEKKSRLYTLAPELSDDGVLRMKTRLGSAPVLYSSLHPVILDGRDPFTRLMVLRAHRRSAHIHNEAVINQLRQNYWILQLRPTVKAVARDCALCRLRRALPRAQPLGDLPPERLQAYQRPFTYTAQDYLGLMYVTIGRRREKRWVCLYTCLATRAIHLESVYSLSTDSALLALRRFAARRGWPSTMYSDNATCFKAASNELREAYRQWLPQLQTYGVQQRMNWKFIPPGNPSAGGAWERMVRTVKTAMLYTFNTRAPKPEVFETILTEIENIVNRRPLTHVNVDPDSEENLTPAHFLLLQNANLPMIGAYDENETRQWKAAQALADHFWRRWTKEYFPLLAPRKSSDDGGRQIQPGDVVIISEPNGPRSVWPKGVVEIVYHGPDGRVRSADIRTRHGTLRRPTCRLAVIASQPRHQESSTAGTKC, from the coding sequence ATGCTCATACGAGAAGTCACGGACCGATTATCGCCTCATTTACGCAGCAGATGGTGCGACTATGTAGCCAGGCATCGGGACATCGACGATCCGGAGATTCTACAACTCGCGGATTTCCTGATGGAGGAGAGCGAGCAAGAGATGTCGTTCTGTCACGCTCGCGCGGCCCCGAGGCGCGCACAGACCCCGTATGCACCGCCGCACGCGCGCGCGACCGGCGCTCGACTGACTGCATCCGCGCCGCGCTACCCCACTCCGGCTACCGCGAACGCGAGCCGCTACGCGATTGGCCCGAAAGTCACGTACGCCGCTCGTCATGTAAACGTCGCGAAGTCAACGTGCCTGTATTGTGGGGGCAATCATTCGACACCGGACTGTCGTAAGCTCGCCACACAGAGCATAGGCGCGAGATGGGAATGGGCGAAGCTGAACAGGATCTGCTACAGATGTATGGACGCGAAACATCTCAAGATTCAATGTAAGGCGAAAGCGTGTGGCGTGGCAGGCTGCCCGCACGTGCATCATCGATTACTCCATGCTGACCCGATGCAGGAGCCAAACGAAGACACTACAATGGCGGTAACTCTGTCTGTGCAACGAGCGGTTGCCCCTCCGAGAGTTACGTCATCGGTCGAGCCAGTGGCGAGAGCGGAGCCGCGGCCCTCAGAACGAGAGGACAACGACCCACGCGTGTACGTGTCATCGACCCCGAACTATAACGTGCTGCTCAAGGTGCTACCTGTTACGGTAACAGGCCCGAAAGGTACAGTTCAAATTTTTGCCTTTTTAGACGACGGATCGACGCTATCAATGATAGATCAAGATGTCGCGGACGAGATAGGAGCAGTGGGCGAGGACGAGCCGCTCTGTATCCGCGGAATACGCAATCTGAAGCATACATCAATCACGCAAACGGTAAAGGCAACAGTGAGATCTGTACGAGGAGGCACCGCACACGGGATCGTCGTAAAAACAGTAGAAGGTTTGGGAATCAGATCGCAGTCGCTCAATAAAGCCGAGTTAATGAAGTACGAGCATCTCGCAGACATAGGAGACGAGTGCTACACAGGTACAGGAGTACCACAGATGCTGATTGGAGGTGACTTTAGTCATTTAATAACTCCCATGGAGATAAGGCAGGGCGGCGAGGACGAGCCGTGCGCGATGAAGACTCCATTGGGATGGGCATTTTTCGGAAGAATGCCGCGTATAATTCGTACCGTCGAGCAAACAGTCATGCATTGTCGTACCGACGACGAAGACTTGAACGAGCAAGTGAAGAAACATTGGTCGATCGAGGCGCTTGGAGTAACACAGAAAGAAAATGTAAGTCCGAGCGATCAGCGAGCCATCGACATATTCAACGCTACGGTACGCAAAACTACGAGAGGCCGGTACGAGGTAGGACAACTGTGGGCGTCCGACGAAGTGAAGCTACCACCGAGTTATGCAATGGCACGATCGAGATTGCATAATCTGGAATCGCGAATGCGACGCGATAAGGACTTTGCCGCGGACTACGCAGCCCAGATACGGAAGTTACTACAAAAAGGATATGCTGAACGCATAATGGAACCACCGCAAACCGATCGAACTTGGTTTTTGCCgcatttcagcgtgtttaaccTCAACAAAGGAAAGGGGAGAGCCGTATTCGACTGCGCAGCAAAAAGCCAAGGAAACAGTCTGAATGATTACATCTTAGCGGGACCGGACTTGCTACAGAGCCTGTTAGGCATACTACTGAGGTTTCGCGAATGGAGCTTCGCAGTAGTAGCGGACATACAGGAGATGTTTCTTCAGATCCAGATACGAGCCGAGGACCAACAGAGCCAGCTCTTCTTGTGGCGAGGTACAAGAAGAGACATGGAGCCGCAGGTTTACAAACTTAATCGAGTTTGTTTTGGGAACGTGTCGTCACCTTTTCTCGCGCATTCCGTGCGCAACCGGAATGCGATCGATAACGCAGATAAGTATCCCGAGGCGGTCTACGATATCCAGAACAACCACTACATGGATGACTACGTGGCGTCATACAAGACCGAAAACGAGCTGTTAAGAATATCATCGCAGGTACGAGACTCTCACGCCGAAGGGAACTTTCACTTGCGAGGCTACGCGAGTAACAGCGAACGATTGCTAGCGAGTATAGAGCCGGAATTGCACGCACAGGAGCCGACGCATCTAGGCGAGAGACAGCAGACCGTTCTAGGTATGACCTGGGACCCTAGCACCGATACGCTAGGCTACAACACGAAGATGCTGCGTGTACCGGAGGCCGTGAAGACTCGCGAACGACTGCCGACAAAAAGGGAGCTACTTAGCGCGATAATGTCCATTTACGACCCGATGGGACTTATCGCACAATACGTAATAAGCGCGAAGATTATTTTTCAACGAGTATGGGCGAAAGGGACGACATGGGACGCACCGTTACCGAACGAAGAAGCCGAAGACTTTTTTCAGTGGCTGAAAGCACTGAAATTTGTAGCGACTCTACGCATTCCGAGGCAATACGAGTCGCCGAGTAGAGTAACAAGGTACACTCTACACATTTTTACAGACGCATCGACCGAGGCATATTGCGCTGTAGCGTATTGGCGCATAGAGAACGCGGAACACGAAGTGCAGGTCAGCCTGGCGGCGGGTAAGAGTAGGGTTTGTCCCCTGAAAGTACTTTCCGTGCCGAGGCTGGAGCTGACAGCTGCAATTATCGGAGTCCGACTGGCAGACACAATAAAAAACGAACAGAGATACGATATTGAAAAAGTAAGTTATTGGACGGACTCGCAAGTGCTGCTAGGATGGATCAGAGACGACGCACGAAACTACAAGCCGTTCGTGTCACACCGCTTAGCTGAAATAGCTGAAAAATCGGACCGACAAGCGTGGAGGTACGTGCCGACCGACGTGAACCCGGCAGACCACGCTACACGAGGCAAGCCGACGAGGAAAATCGACATCGACGACGATTGGTATAAAGGCCCGCCATTTCTACGCCGACCCGAGGCGGAGTGGCCGAGTCAAAATATCACTGAAAAACCGAGTGAAGACCTCCCTGAAAAGAAGTCTAACGTGAAGGCGGAGACCACGCTGACTACGACTACATCGAGACCGGACCCATCGAGCGTGTTACCGGACATACGACGTTTCAGTAACTACGATCGACTAATCAACTCTACAGCCTACGTGTTGCTATTCGTAGAGAAATTGAAAACGAGAAATAGAAGACTACAGCTTCAAGTAAGTCACATTAAGCGAGCCGAGCATATGTGGCTACAAAATAGTCAGCGGAGGAGCTTCCCGGACGAGATACGAACACTGAACGCGGGACGAGAACTGGAGAAGAAATCGAGATTATACACTCTAGCACCCGAGCTGAGCGATGACGGCGTGCTACGTATGAAAACCCGCTTAGGTAGCGCTCCAGTCTTGTACTCATCACTGCATCCTGTTATATTAGACGGAAGGGATCCATTTACCAGATTAATGGTCCTACGAGCTCACAGACGATCAGCGCATATACATAACGAGGCCGTTATAAATCAATTGCGTCAAAATTATTGGATTTTGCAGTTACGACCGACCGTGAAAGCTGTGGCGCGAGATTGCGCGCTGTGCAGGCTACGCCGAGCCTTGCCGCGCGCGCAACCTCTTGGCGACCTACCACCCGAGCGACTACAGGCTTACCAGAGGCCATTCACCTACACCGCGCAAGATTACCTAGGCCTTATGTACGTGACCATAGGCCGACGACGAGAGAAGCGCTGGGTGTGTCTGTACACATGCCTAGCAACACGAGCCATACACTTGGAAAGTGTATACAGCCTGTCAACGGACAGCGCACTCCTCGCGCTACGTCGCTTCGCAGCGAGGCGAGGATGGCCGAGCACCATGTATAGCGACAACGCAACGTGCTTTAAGGCCGCATCGAACGAGCTGCGTGAGGCCTACCGACAATGGCTTCCGCAACTACAAACCTACGGCGTGCAACAGCGAATGAATTGGAAATTCATTCCCCCCGGCAACCCCTCGGCAGGCGGAGCTTGGGAGCGCATGGTGCGCACCGTGAAGACAGCAATGCTCTATACATTCAATACTAGAGCCCCGAAACCCGAAGTTTTCGAAACTATATTGACCGAAATCGAAAATATCGTCAACCGAAGACCGCTTACACACGTCAACGTCGACCCGGACAGCGAAGAAAATCTCACACCGGCACACTTTCTTTTGCTCCAAAACGCTAACCTACCGATGATTGGAGCCTACGACGAGAACGAGACGAGACAATGGAAAGCTGCCCAGGCGCTAGCTGACCACTTCTGGCGGCGCTGGACGAAGGAATACTTCCCACTTCTGGCACCACGCAAGTCGTCCGATGACGGAGGGCGACAGATCCAGCCGGGAGATGTGGTCATCATATCCGAGCCGAACGGACCACGTAGCGTGTGGCCCAAAGGAGTCGTCGAGATCGTCTACCATGGACCCGACGGACGGGTTCGCTCCGCAGACATCAGGACGAGGCACGGGACGCTGCGCAGGCCAACCTGTAGGCTTGCGGTCATCGCGTCGCAACCCAGACACCAGGAGTCTTCGACTGCGGGGACAAAATGTTAG
- the LOC134744589 gene encoding esterase FE4-like: MRSGKHVVLFTLVAMNFIEQPAPEVTIEQGTLSGRISEDGLIFEYLGIPYATTNEKARFKAPLPPPTWKGIFKATDDFTACPQNNFIVIRGTEDCLKINVFVPAFATKPLPVMVYVHGGAFFLGDGGKFFLGPKFLLKHDVILVTFNYRIGVLGFLCLDIEEAPGNAGLKDQLAALRWVKMNIKAFGGDIDNVTVFGVSAGATSVSLLIASGKLDGLVKRAILQSGSALAHWAITRKPLWVANYVLKSLGYDTEDPYELYSILNSMTYKQLAALPHDKPVEQYLDTQLIHLPCIEKPFPGTEAIITDYPYNLLKRNPTNISIIHGTTDQEGLFFISYDTLDTINYRNGKYLMASDLLFKTNEEAAKVSKEIQYFYFLEESISMKTAMNLSELYKHLHFEMPSIFESQILAEASNVTVFNYYFKYSGNRNYLKFALGYDEIDGACHGDDLLYLFDAVLWPFKINKYDNLMIRRMTTMWTNFAKYGDPTPTTTKELQVRWLPSNKDNLRFLYIDSDFEMASMPSPEAYEMWKNIYQKYRKQSLDSDR, encoded by the exons ATGCGGTCAGGAAAACATGTAGTTTTGTTTACGCTAGTCGCGATGAACTTTATCGAACAACCCGCACCAGAGGTCACTATCGAACAAGGGACTTTGAGTGGGAGGATAAGCGAAGATGGACTGATATTTGAGTACCTGGGAATACCTTATGCGACTACTAATGAGAAGGCAAGGTTCAAG GCTCCACTCCCACCGCCAACATGGAAAGGAATTTTCAAAGCCACGGACGATTTCACGGCATGTCCCCAGAATAACTTCATCGTCATCAGGGGTACAGAGGACTGTCTCAAGATCAACGTATTCGTTCCAGCTTTTGCTACGAAACCTTTGCCAGTTATGGTCTATGTTCACGGAGGGGCATTTTTCCTCGGAGACGGAGGAAAGTTCTTTCTTGGACCAAAGTTTTTACTCAAACATGACGTAATACTGGTTACCTTTAACTACAGAATTGGGGTTTTAGGGTTTTTATGCTTGGATATCGAAGAAGCTCCAGGTAATGCAGGGCTGAAAGACCAGTTAGCTGCCTTGCGATGGGTGAAAATGAATATAAAGGCTTTTGGTGGTGATATTGATAACGTAACAGTTTTCGGAGTTAGTGCTGGCGCAACGTCTGTATCACTTCTGATTGCTAGCGGCAAACTGGATGGCCTGGTCAAGAGAGCCATCCTTCAAAGTGGCTCTGCTCTTGCCCATTGGGCAATCACACGGAAACCCTTATGGGTCGCAAATTATGTCCTGAAATCATTAGGCTATGACACCGAAGACCCGTATGAATTATACAGTATTTTGAATAGCATGACATACAAACAATTAGCTGCACTACCTCATGATAAACCTGTAGAACAATATCTTGATACTCAACTAATTCATTTACCATGTATTGAAAAGCCGTTTCCTGGTACTGAAGCTATTATAACTGACTATCCTTATAATCTTCTTAAAAGAAACCCAACAAATATATCAATTATTCATGGAACAACTGATCAAGAAGGTCTGTTTTTCATTTCGTACGATACcctagatacaattaattatagaAATGGAAAGTACTTGATGGCGAGCGATTTATTGTTCAAAACTAATGAAGAAGCTGCAAAAGTATCTaaagaaatacaatatttttattttcttgaagAATCTATTAGCATGAAAACTGCAATGAATTTATCAGAATTGTACAAGCACCTACACTTTGAAATGCCGAGTATTTTTGAGTCACAAATTTTAGCTGAGGCAAGTAACGTTACGGTGTTcaattattatttcaaatacTCGGGTAACAGAAATTACCTAAAATTTGCTCTAGGTTATGATGAAATAGATGGCGCATGCCATGGAGACGACCTTTTATACCTCTTCGATGCTGTACTTtggccttttaaaataaataaatacgacaATCTTATGATTAGACGAATGACTACAATGTGGACAAATTTCGCGAAATACGG GGACCCAACACCTACTACTACAAAGGAGCTTCAAGTACGCTGGCTGCCGAGTAACAAAGACAACTTAAGGTTTCTTTACATAGATAGCGATTTTGAGATGGCGAGTATGCCCAGTCCAGAGGCgtatgaaatgtggaaaaatatatatcaaaaatatagaaaacaaAGTCTAGATTCTGATAGATAA